Proteins co-encoded in one Centroberyx gerrardi isolate f3 chromosome 18, fCenGer3.hap1.cur.20231027, whole genome shotgun sequence genomic window:
- the atf3 gene encoding cyclic AMP-dependent transcription factor ATF-3, giving the protein MMLQHPGPSLADISCSALVPCLSPPGSLTLDDFTNFTPIVKEELRLAIQTKRLSGGLSVDMSSDCNSSSSDRPGEHTAGGGGAKREATVEEHDRRKRRRERNKIAAAKCRNKKKEKTDCLQKESEKLESVNADLKAQIEELKQQKQQLVYMLNLHRPTCIVRAQNGQTPEDERNLFIQHIKESTLQLHSLTVSASTAPPLDGGLLTLEQVQCHSAAVPTSCGHL; this is encoded by the exons ATGATGCTGCAGCACCCGGGTCCCTCGCTGGCCGACATCAGCTGCTCGGCCCTGGTGCCGTGTCTGTCCCCGCCCGGCTCGCTCACCCTGGACGACTTCACCAACTTCACCCCCATCGTGAAGGAGGAGCTCCGCCTGGCCATCCAGACCAAACGGCTGTCCGGCGGGCTCAGCGTCGACATGAGCTCCGACTGCAACAGCTCCAGCTCCGACCGGCCCGGCGAACACACCgccggggggggcggggccaagagagag GCGACCGTTGAAGAgcatgacaggaggaagaggaggagagagaggaacaagatCGCTGCCGCAAAGTGTCGCaacaagaagaaggagaagacagaCTGCTTACAGAAG gAGTCGGAGAAGCTGGAGAGCGTCAACGCCGACCTGAAGGCTCAGATCGAGGAGctgaagcagcagaagcagcagctggTCTACATGCTCAACCTGCACCGGCCGACCTGCATCGTCCGGGCGCAGAACGGCCAGACGCCCGAGGACGAGAGGAACCTCTTCATCCAGCACATCAAGGAGAGCACCTTACAGCTCCACAGCCTCACCGTCTCCGCCTCCACAGCGCCCCCTCTGGACGGAGGACTCCTGACCCTCGAACAGGTCCAGTGTCACAGCGCCGCCGTGCCGACGTCGTGCGGTCACCTATGA